In one Spirosoma rigui genomic region, the following are encoded:
- a CDS encoding DUF6597 domain-containing transcriptional factor, with protein MIYQKFSPPPHLSPFIECYFVWEKRGLLVEPLRIESPPTGFASMVFTYGDAYQVRTEKGVTTAPSAFLTGQATRQYELTLSGQIGMVGIVFRPAGLSTLVGLPMYEFTDERVALADVLGASLTDLHDAICDQPTTAGRMALLEQFLNRQLLRRGNRFDRTDYAANLIVDKLGVLTVSELLNDLYVCRRQFERQFLQKVGVSPKYYTRIRRVGHLCAQLATQRWQVSDWQDFVFRAGYYDQSHFIREFKQVTGKRPTLYLKDNTELSQYL; from the coding sequence ATGATCTACCAGAAATTTAGTCCGCCCCCCCACTTAAGCCCCTTTATTGAATGCTACTTTGTTTGGGAGAAGCGCGGTTTGCTGGTGGAGCCTCTGCGTATTGAGTCGCCACCAACGGGCTTTGCGTCAATGGTGTTTACTTACGGAGACGCTTATCAGGTGCGTACCGAAAAAGGCGTTACTACGGCACCCAGCGCATTTCTGACGGGACAGGCAACGCGGCAGTATGAGTTGACATTGTCGGGGCAGATTGGTATGGTCGGTATTGTCTTTCGGCCGGCGGGCCTGAGTACGCTGGTTGGCCTGCCCATGTATGAATTCACCGACGAACGCGTGGCTCTTGCCGACGTGCTGGGAGCGTCGCTCACCGATCTGCACGATGCCATTTGCGACCAGCCGACAACGGCCGGACGAATGGCGTTGCTGGAGCAGTTCCTGAACCGGCAACTACTGCGCCGGGGCAACCGCTTTGACCGGACCGACTACGCAGCCAACCTGATCGTCGACAAGTTGGGGGTATTGACGGTGAGCGAGTTATTGAATGATCTGTACGTTTGCCGGCGGCAGTTCGAACGCCAGTTTCTGCAAAAAGTGGGCGTAAGTCCCAAATACTACACCCGTATTCGGCGGGTGGGTCATTTGTGCGCTCAGCTGGCTACGCAACGCTGGCAGGTGAGCGACTGGCAGGATTTTGTTTTTCGGGCAGGCTACTACGATCAATCGCATTTCATCCGGGAGTTTAAGCAGGTAACGGGTAAACGGCCGACGCTGTACCTGAAAGACAATACGGAACTGAGCCAGTACCTGTAA
- a CDS encoding tetratricopeptide repeat protein, translated as MNNDRIQQLIRFVQEEPGDPFNVYALAMEFIANQPEQARPYFDQLLREHPDYLPTYYHAAALYAGQDDRERATALYEKGIELARTQNNLKTLLELERAQRAFVEDGEDW; from the coding sequence ATGAATAACGACCGCATCCAACAATTAATTCGATTTGTACAGGAAGAACCCGGTGATCCCTTCAATGTTTATGCGCTGGCTATGGAATTCATAGCGAACCAGCCCGAGCAGGCACGGCCTTATTTCGATCAGCTACTGCGGGAACACCCGGATTATCTGCCGACCTACTACCATGCGGCCGCTTTATATGCCGGACAGGACGACCGGGAACGAGCTACTGCGCTGTATGAAAAAGGTATTGAGCTGGCCCGAACGCAGAACAACCTAAAAACACTGCTCGAACTGGAACGGGCGCAACGGGCGTTTGTGGAAGACGGCGAAGACTGGTGA
- a CDS encoding electron transfer flavoprotein subunit beta/FixA family protein — protein MKILVCVTSVPDTTTKISFTDNNTKLNKAGVTFITGPYDDYALARAVELKEKLGASVTVLNVGGADAEPVIRKCLAIGADDAIRINAEPTDAYFVAEQIAAIAKENSYDLILMGRESIDYNGGQVHGIVGEMLGMPSISPVMLLDINGDTASITREIEGGKESLEAKLPLVLGCQEPIAEWKIPNMRGIMTARTKPLKVVEPTGTDTLTVVDRYELPAPRGAVKMIKAEEAETLIQLLRTEAKVI, from the coding sequence ATGAAAATTTTAGTGTGTGTGACGAGTGTGCCCGACACCACCACCAAAATCTCCTTCACGGATAACAACACCAAACTTAACAAAGCCGGTGTCACGTTCATTACCGGTCCCTACGACGACTACGCGCTCGCGCGGGCCGTTGAACTGAAGGAGAAGCTCGGAGCCAGCGTTACGGTGCTCAACGTTGGTGGTGCCGATGCGGAGCCGGTAATCCGTAAATGTCTCGCCATTGGCGCTGACGATGCAATCCGGATTAATGCAGAACCAACCGATGCTTATTTTGTAGCCGAGCAGATTGCCGCTATCGCTAAAGAAAATAGCTACGACCTGATCCTGATGGGCCGTGAATCCATTGATTACAACGGGGGACAGGTACACGGTATCGTTGGGGAAATGCTGGGTATGCCATCGATCTCGCCCGTAATGCTGCTCGACATCAACGGCGATACGGCCAGTATCACCCGCGAAATTGAAGGCGGCAAAGAAAGCCTTGAAGCAAAACTGCCCTTGGTACTTGGTTGCCAGGAGCCCATTGCCGAATGGAAAATCCCGAACATGCGCGGGATCATGACCGCCCGTACCAAGCCCCTCAAAGTAGTGGAGCCCACCGGTACCGATACTCTGACGGTCGTTGACCGCTACGAGCTCCCTGCCCCCCGCGGAGCCGTTAAGATGATCAAAGCGGAAGAAGCCGAAACGCTGATCCAGCTCCTGCGCACCGAAGCAAAAGTTATTTAA
- a CDS encoding electron transfer flavoprotein subunit alpha/FixB family protein, with translation MSVLIFAELDEGKLKKSSQEAIFYGAKVAGMMGTSATAIVLGAADGSELALAGRFGATKVLHAADAKLNEPNGMAYATVVAAAAQQESAKVIVLAKSSLADAMTARLAGKLKAGLAANVIELPDLSGGFRVKSSIYTGKAFAFNELKADVKILAIKKNTITPEETDAAATVEQFTPTLNDADFVITVKSTEKATGDILLPEADLVVSAGRGLKGPENWGIVEDLAKALHAATACSKPVSDLDWRPHHEHVGQTGIKVSPNLYIAAGISGAIQHLAGVNSSKVIVVINKDPDAPFFKSADYGIVGDVFDVLPRLTKAAQAL, from the coding sequence ATGTCCGTTCTCATTTTTGCCGAATTAGACGAAGGGAAACTCAAGAAGTCTTCACAGGAAGCCATCTTCTACGGCGCCAAAGTTGCCGGAATGATGGGCACATCGGCCACGGCTATTGTGCTGGGCGCTGCCGACGGTAGCGAGCTGGCACTGGCCGGGCGTTTTGGTGCGACGAAAGTACTGCACGCGGCCGATGCAAAGTTAAACGAGCCTAATGGTATGGCCTACGCTACGGTGGTGGCCGCTGCGGCTCAGCAGGAAAGTGCCAAAGTGATTGTGCTCGCAAAATCGTCTCTCGCTGATGCGATGACTGCGCGATTGGCGGGTAAGCTCAAAGCGGGCCTGGCCGCTAACGTAATCGAACTGCCCGATCTGTCGGGTGGCTTCCGCGTGAAAAGCAGTATTTACACGGGTAAAGCGTTTGCGTTCAACGAGCTCAAAGCCGACGTGAAGATTCTGGCGATCAAGAAAAATACGATTACGCCCGAAGAGACCGACGCTGCGGCAACGGTCGAGCAGTTTACGCCTACGCTCAACGATGCGGATTTTGTCATCACCGTAAAAAGCACGGAAAAAGCAACCGGCGACATTCTACTGCCCGAAGCGGATCTGGTAGTTTCGGCGGGGCGCGGTCTGAAAGGTCCCGAAAACTGGGGAATCGTGGAAGACCTGGCTAAAGCACTGCATGCTGCTACGGCCTGCTCAAAGCCTGTATCAGACCTCGACTGGCGCCCTCACCACGAGCACGTTGGTCAGACCGGCATTAAGGTTAGCCCGAATTTGTACATTGCCGCGGGTATTTCGGGGGCTATCCAACATTTGGCGGGCGTAAACTCCTCGAAGGTAATTGTTGTTATTAACAAAGATCCCGATGCCCCTTTCTTTAAATCGGCTGACTACGGTATCGTCGGTGATGTATTCGACGTGCTGCCGAGACTGACGAAAGCGGCTCAGGCTTTGTAG
- a CDS encoding bifunctional nuclease family protein: MDKIKLEILGLSPSQSQSGSFALVLGEEYGNRRLPIIIGMFEAQAIAIEIEKIVPNRPMTHDLFKQFAEQFKFTVREIMISDLREGIFFAKIVCFDGVRESVIDARPSDAIAIGIRFDVPIYTNESILSEAGITASGGEEEDEQEELVRSSSRSSSSRSFGDQLKNSSAEELQRMLEEALSNEEYERAAKIRDEMSKRN; the protein is encoded by the coding sequence GTGGATAAAATTAAGCTGGAAATATTAGGCCTATCGCCCAGCCAGTCGCAATCGGGCTCGTTTGCGCTGGTGCTTGGTGAAGAGTACGGAAACCGCCGGTTACCGATCATTATTGGTATGTTCGAAGCGCAGGCTATTGCTATCGAAATAGAGAAAATTGTGCCGAACCGGCCTATGACCCATGACCTGTTCAAGCAGTTTGCGGAACAGTTCAAGTTCACGGTTCGGGAAATCATGATCTCTGACCTGCGTGAAGGCATATTCTTCGCCAAGATTGTTTGTTTCGACGGCGTGCGCGAATCCGTCATCGATGCTCGTCCGTCGGATGCCATTGCCATTGGTATCCGGTTCGACGTGCCCATTTACACCAATGAGTCAATCCTGTCTGAGGCCGGCATTACGGCCAGCGGAGGGGAGGAAGAAGACGAGCAGGAAGAACTGGTACGTTCGTCCAGCCGGTCGTCGTCGTCCCGGTCTTTTGGCGATCAGTTGAAGAATTCATCGGCCGAAGAACTACAGCGGATGCTCGAAGAAGCGCTCAGCAACGAAGAGTACGAGCGGGCCGCAAAAATTCGCGACGAAATGAGCAAGCGAAACTAG
- a CDS encoding PPC domain-containing DNA-binding protein has product MNPLEGNSQPAGPGPKATAAPLQTYSFRLRPGQDLKEQLEAFVRQERIGAGAILTCVGSLTDVSLRLANQEKPTIWKGHFEIVSLVGTLSANGSHIHLSVSDSTGRTLGGHLMAGCVIYTTAEVLVGVMPSLDFVRETDPAFGYKELVIRKRKIK; this is encoded by the coding sequence ATGAACCCATTAGAAGGTAACAGCCAACCAGCGGGGCCGGGGCCAAAAGCTACGGCAGCACCCCTGCAAACCTATTCATTCCGGCTCCGGCCTGGTCAGGATTTAAAGGAACAACTAGAGGCTTTCGTCAGACAGGAGCGTATTGGCGCCGGTGCCATACTCACCTGCGTAGGTAGCTTAACCGACGTGTCACTTCGGTTGGCTAACCAAGAAAAGCCAACGATCTGGAAGGGCCATTTTGAAATTGTATCGCTCGTGGGTACGCTGTCGGCCAATGGGAGCCATATCCATTTATCCGTTTCCGACTCGACAGGCCGGACCCTGGGCGGGCATCTGATGGCCGGGTGTGTGATCTACACAACGGCGGAGGTGCTGGTAGGAGTGATGCCCAGTCTGGACTTTGTTCGGGAAACAGATCCAGCCTTCGGTTATAAAGAACTGGTCATCCGGAAGCGAAAGATCAAATGA
- a CDS encoding transglutaminase domain-containing protein translates to MRNYIIRPVLALFILIGSAAWVPSEPAGMDIPRPSKYVEVDYSAIDAYARNAPASAARSLKTLSAYLTAPAQSDLAKARSVYAWITSHIRYDENAFSGQKYSSETEYANRSLRSGKAVCTGFALLFKHLLLPAGIDVANIKGYARTFDSEAGRPIQRVDHEWNAVKLDGDWYLLDIAWAQTTAKADKPNDYFFLTEPVEFAANHFPLDTRWQLLNSTISKTQFDQFPKVYDAYFRLGFDANFPKSGVIRADDALTLTLRNEQEVEFMCAIGRAGGTQSTAVPINVQRSGDLYRLTIAVPNRGNSTLLVFAKPKGSRSERVKSYEGIASFTVIKG, encoded by the coding sequence ATGCGAAACTACATAATCCGGCCTGTACTGGCCCTTTTTATTCTGATTGGGAGCGCTGCCTGGGTACCGTCGGAACCAGCCGGGATGGACATTCCACGGCCGTCGAAATACGTCGAAGTTGATTACAGTGCCATTGATGCTTACGCCCGCAATGCCCCGGCCTCGGCCGCCCGCTCACTCAAAACTTTGAGCGCTTACCTGACGGCACCGGCTCAAAGCGATCTGGCTAAGGCCCGCTCCGTATACGCCTGGATCACGTCGCACATCCGCTACGATGAAAATGCCTTCAGCGGCCAGAAGTATTCGTCCGAGACCGAATATGCCAACCGGTCACTACGTAGCGGCAAAGCCGTTTGTACGGGCTTTGCGCTCCTGTTTAAGCATCTGTTGCTACCTGCTGGTATTGATGTCGCTAACATCAAAGGCTACGCACGAACGTTTGACAGCGAAGCAGGTCGGCCCATCCAGCGGGTCGATCATGAATGGAACGCGGTCAAGCTCGATGGCGACTGGTATTTACTGGATATTGCCTGGGCCCAAACAACAGCCAAGGCAGACAAACCCAACGACTATTTTTTTCTGACCGAGCCCGTCGAATTTGCGGCTAACCATTTCCCGCTGGATACCCGCTGGCAGTTGCTCAACTCGACCATCAGTAAAACGCAATTCGATCAATTTCCCAAAGTATACGACGCCTATTTCCGGCTGGGATTCGATGCAAATTTCCCTAAGAGCGGTGTAATTCGCGCTGACGATGCATTGACTCTAACGCTCAGGAATGAACAGGAGGTTGAGTTCATGTGCGCCATTGGCCGCGCGGGAGGCACACAATCAACTGCTGTTCCTATTAATGTGCAACGCTCCGGTGACCTGTACCGGCTTACCATTGCCGTTCCCAACCGGGGAAACTCTACACTACTGGTCTTCGCTAAACCTAAAGGCTCCCGCTCGGAGCGGGTCAAATCATACGAGGGTATCGCTTCGTTTACGGTTATTAAAGGCTAA
- a CDS encoding HpcH/HpaI aldolase family protein, which translates to MKQNIIKTRLQNAQPVLGIISNSSDPTVAELCGYSGLDFYMIDGEHGSVTTAQVQDIVRACEVSGITPLARVRSNDPKLISQFLDAGVMGLMMPGIKTADDADALVQAVMYPPMGGRSLGPVRSADYLQGTMSQSEYVQFANEQILVMPQIEDKEAVENLDEILVVAGIDGFVISPRDLAMSMGYYDGPGHDEVKKTIGGVVEKIRKAGLIVGTTAATGDQAKALVDRGVLFCLNSFAGLLKSAAGDFMKGRS; encoded by the coding sequence ATGAAGCAAAACATTATTAAAACCCGTCTCCAGAATGCTCAGCCTGTACTGGGCATCATTTCCAACAGCAGCGACCCGACCGTAGCTGAACTGTGCGGGTATTCCGGCCTCGACTTTTACATGATCGACGGAGAGCATGGGTCTGTTACGACGGCGCAGGTGCAGGATATTGTACGGGCGTGTGAAGTGAGCGGCATTACTCCGCTGGCCCGGGTCCGGAGTAATGATCCCAAGCTGATCTCTCAGTTTCTGGATGCGGGCGTAATGGGCCTGATGATGCCAGGCATAAAAACCGCCGATGATGCCGATGCGCTGGTGCAGGCTGTTATGTATCCGCCCATGGGGGGACGTAGCCTGGGCCCCGTCCGCTCCGCCGATTACCTGCAGGGAACGATGAGCCAGAGTGAATACGTGCAATTTGCCAATGAGCAGATCCTGGTGATGCCCCAGATCGAAGACAAAGAAGCGGTTGAAAATCTGGATGAGATCCTGGTCGTTGCCGGCATTGATGGATTTGTCATAAGCCCCCGTGATCTGGCGATGAGCATGGGCTACTACGACGGGCCGGGTCACGATGAAGTCAAAAAAACGATTGGTGGCGTGGTTGAGAAAATCAGAAAAGCAGGACTGATCGTTGGCACTACGGCCGCAACGGGTGATCAGGCCAAGGCCCTCGTTGATCGGGGCGTTCTGTTTTGCCTGAACTCCTTCGCCGGTCTACTCAAATCGGCCGCGGGAGATTTCATGAAAGGCCGATCGTAG